CCTACATCGACAACTCGGTGTCCAATGGGACGACGTACACCTATCGGGTGCGGGCGACCGATGCGCAGGGTCATTCCATCCTGGGTGGGACGGCGACGGTGACCGCTACGGGGACCTCGACCGCGAGTGCGTATCGCGACGCCGTGCTGGCCGACACCCCCCTGGACTACTGGCCGCTCGACGACGACTCCTCCACCCTGTCCTACGACTGGGCCGGCGCCTCCGACCTCACGGTCAACAGCGGAGTCACCAGAGGGAGCGCCGGCGCGATGCTCAATGACACGCGCCCGTCGTCCACCTTCGACGGATCGAGCGCCGGATTCGCATCCACGACGCAGCAGATCGCAGGTCCCGACACCTTCGGCATCGAGGCCTGGATCAAGACGACCACGACGGCAGGCGGCAAGATCGTCGGGTTCGGAAACAGCTCGACCGGAACGTCGGGCAGTTACGACCGGCATGTGTACATGGAGCCGGACGGGCGCATCACCTTCGGTGTCTACCCCGGTTCGGTCCAGACGATCACGTCCTCGGCGTCGTACAACGACGGTCAGTGGCATCAGATCTCGGCCGGCCTGAGCTCGGGCGGCATGGTCCTGTACGTGGACGGCGTGCGCGTCGCGATGCGCACCGACGTCACCTCCGCTCAGCCCTACAGTGGATACTGGCGAGTCGGCGGCGACAGCCCGTGGTCCGGTGCCGCGTTCTTCGCCGGTGCGATCGACGACGTCGCGATCTACGGCGCGCCCCTGACCCGCCAGCAGGTGGCCGCCCACTACGTCGCCTCGGGGCGCACGCTCGCCGCCGCCACGGCGCCCGCCGATGCCTACGGCGCCGCCGTCTACGCGCTCGAGCCGTCGCTGTACTGGCGGCTCGGAGAGAGCTCCGGAAACATCGCCGCTGACGCCTCCGGCTTCGGCCAACCCGGCACCTACGTCGGCGCGGTCGCACAAGGTGCGGCGGGTGCGCTGAGTGGAGTGAGCGACACGGCGGCGACGTTCTCCGGTGGGCAGGTGATCAGCAAGAACACGTTCTCCAACCCGCGTTCGTATTCGCTCGAGGCCTGGTTCAAGACATCGACGACGACCGGCGGAAAGATCATCGGGTTCGGCAACAGCCCCGACGGAAACTCCAACAACTACGATCGGCACGTCTACATGACGCCGGACGGCAGCCTGATCTACGGCGTATGGGTCGGCTTCAGTGAGACGCTCCAGACGGCGCCGGGCTATAACGACGGTGCGTGGCACCACGTCGTCGCCACGCAGGGCGCCGAGGGCATGAAGCTCTATGTCGACGGCGCGTTGAAGGGGTCGAACGGTCAGGCCAACGCGCAGGACTACACCGGCTACTGGCACGTCGGCGGCGACGTCACCTGGGGCCCGGGTGACTGGGAGTTCGACGGACAGATCGACGAGGTCGCGGTCTATCCCATGCCGCTCGCGGCGAGCGACGTCGTGCAGCACTACGCGCTCGGCGCGACGGGGACGCCGGCGAACGTTCCGCCGACCGCGTCGTTCACCTCGGCGGTCACCAAGCTCGCCGTGGCGGTCGACGGTACGGGCTCGAGCGACAGCGACGGGACGGTCGCCGGGTACAGCTGGTCGTGGGGCGACGGGTCGCCGGACGGCACCGGTGCAACGGCAACGCACACCTACGCGGCGGCCGGCACGTACACCGTGACGCTCACGGTGACCGACGACAAGGGGGCGACGGGTGTGTCCTCAACGCCCGTCACCGCGGTCGCCAACCAGGCGCCCGCCGCGTCCTTCACCTCGACGGCGGCGGACCTGACCATTTCCGTGGACGGCGGTGGATCGACCGACAGTGACGGTCAGGTCACCTCCTACGCGTGGGCTTGGGGCGACGGGACCCCCGCGGGCGCCGAAGCGACGGCATCCCACACCTACGCCGCTGCCGGCTCGTACACGGTCACGCTCACCGTGACGGACAACGACGGCGCCACGGCGACGCAGGCGATCCCCGTGACCGTCACGGCGCCGGTGGTGGGGTCGACGTACGCCAACGACTCGTTCAACCGTACGGTGGCATCCGGACTCGGCACGGCCGACAACGGCGGTGCATGGACACTGTCGAACACGGCGTCCAACTACCGGGTCGATGGGACGAAGGCCGTCTTCATCCAGCCCTCCGCCACGGCGCAGCGCTACGCGTACCTGACGGGTGTGTCTTCGACCGACACTGCGGTGAACGTCGACATCAGCTTCGCTCAGCGGCCGGTGGGCGCCAGCGCGTATGCGACGGTGCACGCACGGCGCGTCGGCGCCGTCGACTACCGTGCGCGCGTGATCGTCGCCCCGTCGGGCGGGGTGACCGTGCAGCTCTTGCAGACGACGACCACGCTCACCAATGTGGGCACGGCGCTGAACGTCGCTGCGGGCGATGCGCTGCACGCCCGTGTCGAGGCGGTCGGCACGGCACCGACGGCGCTGCGCGTCAAGGTCTGGAAGGTGGGCACCGCCGAACCGGCGGCATGGACCGCGACGGCGAGCGACGCCACCACCGCACTGCAGGCGGCCGGCTCGGTCGGGCTGGGCGTCTACCTCGGCGGGGGAGCGACGAACGTTCCGTTCGAGACCGGGTTCGACAACTTCTGGACGGGATCGTCCGCGGGGACAGCCCCCGTGAACCAGCCGCCCGTCGCCGCGGTGACGGCGACCCCCTCGGGACTGTCGGTCGCCGTCGACGGGTCCGCGTCCTCCGATGCGGACGGGACCGTGTCGGCATATGCCTGGGACTTCGGCGACGGGGGATCGGGCACGGGAGCGACCGCCTCGCACACCTACGCCACCGCGGGCACCTATACGGTGAAACTGACCGTCACGGACGACAAGGGTGCGACGGGGAGCGCGTCGACCTCGGTGACGGTCACCGCGCCGGCCGGACCGCCGAACCAGGCCCCGACCGCGGCCTTCACGGCGACGCCTTCGGGACTGTCGATCGCCGTCGACGGGTCCGCGTCGACGGATGCCGACGGCACCGTATCCGCTTACGCGTGGGACTTCGGCGACGGGACGAGCGGCACAGGGGTCACGGCCACGCACGCCTACGTGGCATCGGGAACGTACACGGTGAAGCTCACCGTGACCGACGACAAGGGGGCGACAGGCACGACGACGAGCGCCGTCACCGTTGCCGCCCCCGCGGCTGCGCCGTTCGCGGCCGACGACTTCGGTCGAGCCTCCGGCACTGCGCTGGGCGCGGCGGTCGTGGGCGGCACCTGGACCCAGACCTCGGGCACCGCCAACGTCGCGATCGACGCAGGAAGGGCGAAGCTCACCTCGCAGGCCGCGGGACAGACGCGCTCGGCGACGCTGAACGCGACGACCTCGGCGAGCACCGATCTCACCTTCGGGTTCGCACTGCCGGCGCTGCCGACCGGAGCGCGCATGTACGTTTCCGCCCTCGGCCGCGTCGTGGGGTCGGACGACTACCGCGCGCGGTGGGTCATCGCGCCGGGTGGTGGCGTGCAGGCGCAGCTCGCGCGCGGCGGCACGGTGCTGGCCTCGCTCGATCTTCCCGGATTCACCCTCGCGGCCAACACCGTGTACACCGTGCGCG
The sequence above is a segment of the Microbacterium sp. PM5 genome. Coding sequences within it:
- a CDS encoding PKD domain-containing protein, whose amino-acid sequence is MVRIRTGVSGQQTRIIATVLAAAAAVIVSSLVVVAPARADVSPPEGTPSTVTADALPTVQINGIVWDQAVVGNVVYAAGKFTSARPAGAAAGTNETPRSNLLAYDITTGNLITSFAPSINAQVRQVEASPDGTRLYIVGDFTTVNGQTRNRVAAFDLPSGTLSTFNPNSNGVTSGVAATNDTVYLTGTFGRMSGNDRAGAAAVTRAGALLPWAPVLEGRQGRVVVVSPDGTKVVLGGNFQTLNGSSNPGYGLAMVSAADASLLPFQTNNVIRNAGLDASIMSLKSDGAGSFYGTGYVFGDGGNLEGSFRSSWATGDLIWVNDCHGDEYDVQPMGDAVYAAGHPHYCGSLEDGFPQSDPWTFYRGIAVTNEPARITPSGLNNGYFDFGGNPAPRLLHWFPSFNAGSVSGASQGPWTVNGNSQYLVYGGEFTRVNNTGQQGLVRFAVPSKSTNAQGPLLWNTAWPATAIALSGGSVRVSWPLNYDRDSEFLTYEVLRNNVVVKTFENVRSKSPDWGLPAMAYIDNSVSNGTTYTYRVRATDAQGHSILGGTATVTATGTSTASAYRDAVLADTPLDYWPLDDDSSTLSYDWAGASDLTVNSGVTRGSAGAMLNDTRPSSTFDGSSAGFASTTQQIAGPDTFGIEAWIKTTTTAGGKIVGFGNSSTGTSGSYDRHVYMEPDGRITFGVYPGSVQTITSSASYNDGQWHQISAGLSSGGMVLYVDGVRVAMRTDVTSAQPYSGYWRVGGDSPWSGAAFFAGAIDDVAIYGAPLTRQQVAAHYVASGRTLAAATAPADAYGAAVYALEPSLYWRLGESSGNIAADASGFGQPGTYVGAVAQGAAGALSGVSDTAATFSGGQVISKNTFSNPRSYSLEAWFKTSTTTGGKIIGFGNSPDGNSNNYDRHVYMTPDGSLIYGVWVGFSETLQTAPGYNDGAWHHVVATQGAEGMKLYVDGALKGSNGQANAQDYTGYWHVGGDVTWGPGDWEFDGQIDEVAVYPMPLAASDVVQHYALGATGTPANVPPTASFTSAVTKLAVAVDGTGSSDSDGTVAGYSWSWGDGSPDGTGATATHTYAAAGTYTVTLTVTDDKGATGVSSTPVTAVANQAPAASFTSTAADLTISVDGGGSTDSDGQVTSYAWAWGDGTPAGAEATASHTYAAAGSYTVTLTVTDNDGATATQAIPVTVTAPVVGSTYANDSFNRTVASGLGTADNGGAWTLSNTASNYRVDGTKAVFIQPSATAQRYAYLTGVSSTDTAVNVDISFAQRPVGASAYATVHARRVGAVDYRARVIVAPSGGVTVQLLQTTTTLTNVGTALNVAAGDALHARVEAVGTAPTALRVKVWKVGTAEPAAWTATASDATTALQAAGSVGLGVYLGGGATNVPFETGFDNFWTGSSAGTAPVNQPPVAAVTATPSGLSVAVDGSASSDADGTVSAYAWDFGDGGSGTGATASHTYATAGTYTVKLTVTDDKGATGSASTSVTVTAPAGPPNQAPTAAFTATPSGLSIAVDGSASTDADGTVSAYAWDFGDGTSGTGVTATHAYVASGTYTVKLTVTDDKGATGTTTSAVTVAAPAAAPFAADDFGRASGTALGAAVVGGTWTQTSGTANVAIDAGRAKLTSQAAGQTRSATLNATTSASTDLTFGFALPALPTGARMYVSALGRVVGSDDYRARWVIAPGGGVQAQLARGGTVLASLDLPGFTLAANTVYTVRVQVDGTGTTALRSKIWPAGTAEPSAWQLSTTDTTAALQSAGFTGFTTYAGTGFTGLPFVVLVDDFQAKVVVP